In Tolypothrix sp. NIES-4075, the following proteins share a genomic window:
- a CDS encoding endonuclease MutS2, giving the protein MIQSETLELLEWHRLCQHLSTFAATKLGARASRHLPIPDSRAESEYLVKQTKEIYELENRLTTGLSFEGIQDIGDSLERAEIQGVLTGEELLAIATTLAGTRNLRRVIDNQPDFPILNQLIADLRTYPELEQEIHRCIDDRAQVADRASQKLNDIRNDLRKLRSQITQKLQNILQVKYGAVQEQIITQRGERYVIPVKAPQKDAIPGIVHDTSTSGATLYIEPNSIVPWGNQLRQTTKKEQAEEEAIRRLLTQQVAAVKPDLERLLAIVTTLDLASARARYSFWLGANPPRFIQREENETITLRQLRHPLLVWQHQHEQGSAVIPVDLLIQPQIRVVTITGPNTGGKTVSLKTLGLAALMAKVGLFVPAREPVEIPWFEKVLADIGDEQSLQQSLSTFSGHIRRISRILEALGQGDKEDSLETKRQGDKENNSSFSLSPHPPIPPSPPLPPSSLVLLDEVGAGTDPAEGSALAIALLHYLADNAQLTMATTHFGELKALKYEDERFENASVEFDESTLSPTYRLLWGIPGRSNALAIALRLGLKPEVVLQAKSQVGEASDEVNQVIAGLEAQRRRQETKAAEAQNLLQQAERLYKQVSEKSANLQERERSLRASQEIAVQQAIASAKGEIASIIRRLQKGTPTAQDAQEATNALNQIGQKYQAAQQEKPKAGFMPKVGDRIRIPKLGQTAEVLTVPDEDGELSVRFGIMKMTVKLEDVESLDGKKPEAIARVASKPAKVTPPPQAAPAIRTSQNTVDLRGKRVADSELILDKAISEATGPIWIIHGHGTGKLRQGVHAFLHQHKRVTRFEAAEQADGGSGVTVAYIE; this is encoded by the coding sequence TTGATCCAGTCTGAAACTTTAGAACTACTAGAATGGCACCGCCTCTGCCAGCATCTTTCCACATTTGCGGCAACTAAACTAGGGGCGCGAGCCTCACGTCATCTGCCGATTCCTGACTCAAGAGCGGAAAGTGAGTACTTGGTTAAGCAAACCAAGGAAATATACGAATTAGAAAATCGTCTCACCACGGGACTGTCTTTTGAAGGAATTCAAGATATTGGTGATTCCCTAGAACGGGCAGAAATTCAAGGTGTTTTAACTGGTGAGGAACTTTTGGCGATCGCTACTACTCTTGCGGGAACCAGAAATTTACGCCGTGTAATTGACAACCAACCTGATTTTCCCATACTAAATCAGCTAATTGCCGATTTACGGACTTATCCAGAACTAGAGCAAGAAATTCACCGTTGTATTGACGATCGCGCACAAGTAGCCGATCGCGCTAGCCAAAAACTCAATGATATTCGCAACGATTTGCGTAAATTACGCAGTCAAATCACACAAAAGCTGCAAAATATTTTACAAGTTAAATATGGCGCAGTTCAAGAACAAATAATTACCCAAAGAGGCGAACGCTATGTCATCCCCGTGAAAGCGCCCCAAAAAGACGCGATTCCCGGCATTGTTCACGATACCTCTACCAGCGGCGCAACGCTGTATATAGAACCTAATTCGATTGTCCCTTGGGGCAATCAACTGCGACAAACAACTAAAAAAGAACAAGCTGAAGAAGAAGCGATTCGCCGCCTTTTAACACAACAAGTTGCAGCAGTCAAGCCAGATTTGGAAAGATTGCTCGCAATTGTCACAACTTTGGATTTAGCAAGTGCTAGAGCGCGTTATAGTTTCTGGTTAGGAGCAAATCCGCCCCGATTTATCCAGCGGGAAGAAAATGAAACTATTACTTTGCGGCAGTTACGTCATCCGCTTTTAGTCTGGCAGCATCAACACGAACAAGGTTCAGCAGTAATTCCCGTGGATTTACTGATTCAACCGCAAATTCGCGTGGTGACGATTACAGGACCCAATACCGGCGGTAAAACTGTCAGCTTGAAAACCCTCGGTTTAGCTGCATTGATGGCGAAGGTGGGTTTATTTGTCCCCGCCCGCGAACCCGTAGAAATACCTTGGTTTGAGAAGGTACTAGCAGATATTGGCGATGAACAATCGCTACAGCAAAGTTTATCCACATTTTCTGGTCACATCCGTCGGATAAGTCGGATTTTAGAGGCTTTGGGACAGGGAGACAAGGAGGACTCCTTGGAGACAAAAAGACAAGGAGACAAGGAGAATAATTCTTCTTTCTCCCTATCCCCCCATCCCCCCATCCCCCCATCTCCCCCACTCCCCCCCTCCTCCCTAGTCTTACTAGACGAAGTGGGTGCGGGAACCGATCCGGCTGAGGGTAGTGCTTTAGCGATCGCCTTATTGCATTATCTCGCTGACAACGCTCAGTTAACTATGGCGACAACTCACTTTGGTGAACTTAAAGCCTTAAAGTACGAGGATGAGCGGTTTGAAAATGCTTCTGTAGAATTTGACGAAAGTACTCTTTCGCCTACGTATCGCTTGCTTTGGGGAATTCCCGGACGTTCTAATGCTTTGGCGATCGCCCTGCGTTTGGGGTTGAAACCAGAAGTTGTCCTCCAGGCGAAAAGCCAAGTAGGGGAAGCATCAGACGAAGTAAACCAGGTGATTGCTGGTTTAGAAGCGCAACGCCGCCGTCAGGAAACTAAAGCCGCCGAAGCCCAAAATCTGTTGCAGCAAGCAGAGCGTTTATACAAACAAGTATCGGAAAAATCCGCAAATTTACAGGAGAGAGAGCGCTCTTTGCGGGCTTCGCAGGAAATAGCCGTACAACAAGCGATCGCCAGCGCCAAAGGTGAAATCGCTTCTATAATTCGCCGCTTGCAGAAAGGTACGCCCACAGCTCAAGATGCTCAAGAAGCGACAAACGCTTTAAATCAAATTGGTCAAAAGTATCAAGCAGCACAACAGGAAAAACCAAAAGCTGGGTTTATGCCGAAAGTAGGCGATCGCATTCGCATCCCGAAGTTAGGGCAAACAGCGGAAGTTTTAACTGTACCTGATGAAGATGGTGAGTTAAGCGTGCGCTTTGGCATCATGAAAATGACGGTAAAGCTGGAAGATGTGGAATCTTTGGATGGAAAAAAACCGGAAGCGATCGCTCGTGTTGCCAGCAAACCCGCCAAAGTTACACCACCACCCCAAGCAGCCCCAGCAATTCGCACATCTCAAAATACAGTAGATTTACGCGGAAAACGGGTAGCGGATAGCGAATTGATTTTAGACAAAGCAATTTCTGAAGCAACCGGACCAATCTGGATTATTCACGGACACGGCACTGGTAAGCTGCGGCAAGGTGTTCACGCCTTTTTGCACCAGCACAAGCGAGTTACCCGTTTTGAAGCCGCAGAACAAGCAGACGGCGGATCTGGCGTTACAGTTGCTTACATTGAGTAA
- a CDS encoding two-partner secretion domain-containing protein, which translates to MTKSWQHLGIAVILAVGGAIATATSVLAQSITIDGTLSPAQTLTGPVYTIPQSVGQTVGSNLFHSFGRFNLNVGERANFGSASDIRNIFSRVTGGSRSLIDGLIFTNSANVNLFLINPSGIVFGPNARLDVGGSTRGSFVATTVDALVWSNGSQFSATNPGGASSLLTIVGDPSGFLSTLRTPPPIDVNRSTLRVYEGQSLLLLGGNVNLDGSNLSVDFTEGGRIELGAVAEPGNVGLNTNGNILSFNFPENLARGDVSLTNGASLDATAGNGGSIAINARNIDILSGSQLLAGIGSGSGTVDSQAGDVTLNATDAIRIQGQNSLVQNNVSNNATGNSGNISITSGLLSLQDGAQLSASTFGQGNAGSINIFARDTVSLDDGTGDSFIFNNVLADAVGKSGGINITTGSLVVINGAQIQSRVLGQGNSGKVSISARDTVTLDGRDSSDFPSAILSRVETDKQSDSGGIDITTGSLFIKNGGLLSTTTFGQGNAGRIEIKASETVSLSGQGRSTIENDVASEGVGDSGGIRITTGSLFLSDLALITSNVNGRGNSGGVEIVARDLVSLDNSGEIARGGEAGTLILSRVNDSAEGNGGDINIQTASLRLSNSQITTSTASKGNAGNVIIEAKNQVALLRSSNIFTEVTCACETESGKGGDGNGGDIKITTGSLLLDGGSNLRADTEARGNAGNITINARDSVTFFGSSDEFTSGAFSQVEPEAVGKGGDIFINTRTLSLSGNQEINTRTQGQGNAGNIFIQADSISLTGSDVRIISNASQDERLPGTFGNGGDININNTGFLLVADGAKISANSEFSRATAGNIKINASQITLQNEGSIRSESVADSDGGNINLKLSEFLLLRGGGQISTNAGTALAGGNGGNINIDAGFIVALPQENSDISANAFSGNGGTVTINAQGIIGTESRQQPTPQSDITASSTGGGINGVVDINTPEIDPSREFIKLPTDVVNTRGLVAPSCSAFGEKGSEFIVTGRGGLPLSPDDFLSSDVVWSDTRFTALLASPTSRVTPSVRKTAEGVAIIPATGWVFNEKTGEVTLIAANASEDVGSNQVNCIVP; encoded by the coding sequence ATGACAAAAAGTTGGCAACATTTAGGGATAGCGGTAATTTTAGCTGTGGGTGGAGCGATCGCCACTGCAACTAGCGTATTAGCACAGAGTATCACCATAGATGGCACGCTAAGTCCGGCACAAACTTTAACCGGTCCGGTATACACAATTCCCCAGTCAGTCGGTCAAACAGTAGGGAGTAATTTGTTTCACAGCTTTGGTAGATTTAACCTGAATGTGGGGGAGAGAGCAAACTTTGGGAGTGCTAGCGATATCAGAAATATATTCTCGCGTGTCACAGGTGGCTCTCGTTCGTTAATTGATGGTTTAATTTTTACCAACAGCGCCAACGTCAACCTGTTTTTGATTAATCCCAGTGGAATAGTCTTTGGTCCCAATGCGCGTTTGGATGTGGGTGGAAGTACTAGAGGCTCATTTGTCGCTACAACTGTGGATGCATTGGTGTGGTCAAATGGTAGCCAATTTAGTGCGACAAATCCCGGTGGTGCGAGTAGTTTGTTAACAATTGTCGGCGATCCGAGTGGGTTTTTATCAACTTTGAGAACACCACCACCCATAGACGTTAACCGTAGTACTTTGAGAGTCTATGAAGGTCAAAGCTTGCTGTTACTGGGAGGCAATGTCAACTTAGACGGCAGCAATTTGTCTGTCGATTTTACAGAGGGTGGAAGAATTGAACTAGGAGCAGTAGCAGAACCGGGAAATGTTGGGCTGAATACCAACGGGAATATTCTCAGTTTCAACTTCCCTGAGAATTTAGCGCGGGGTGATGTGTCGCTCACTAATGGAGCTTCTTTAGATGCTACTGCTGGGAATGGAGGTAGTATTGCCATCAACGCCAGGAATATAGACATTCTCTCAGGAAGTCAGTTGCTAGCGGGGATAGGCTCAGGTAGTGGTACTGTTGATAGTCAAGCTGGAGATGTAACGCTTAATGCCACAGACGCAATCAGGATTCAGGGGCAGAATAGTCTGGTTCAAAACAATGTAAGTAATAATGCTACTGGTAATTCTGGCAACATCAGCATTACCTCAGGCTTGCTCTCATTACAAGACGGCGCTCAACTTAGTGCCTCAACATTTGGACAAGGAAACGCAGGTAGTATCAATATTTTTGCCCGTGATACTGTTTCTTTAGATGACGGTACTGGAGACAGTTTTATATTCAACAATGTATTGGCTGATGCTGTCGGCAAAAGTGGGGGAATAAATATCACTACAGGTTCACTTGTTGTAATCAATGGCGCTCAAATACAATCTAGAGTACTAGGTCAGGGAAATTCAGGTAAAGTCTCTATTTCTGCTCGCGATACTGTCACACTTGACGGCAGAGATAGTAGTGATTTTCCCAGTGCAATCCTTAGCCGAGTTGAGACTGATAAACAAAGCGATAGTGGTGGTATTGATATTACAACAGGCTCTCTGTTTATCAAAAATGGAGGGCTACTTAGCACCACCACTTTTGGACAGGGTAATGCTGGGAGAATAGAAATTAAAGCTAGTGAGACAGTTTCTCTATCTGGACAAGGTAGAAGTACCATTGAAAATGACGTTGCTTCTGAGGGAGTTGGTGATAGTGGTGGCATCAGGATCACCACGGGTTCTCTATTTCTCAGTGATTTAGCACTTATTACCTCAAATGTTAATGGACGAGGGAATTCTGGAGGAGTAGAGATTGTAGCCCGTGATTTAGTTTCTTTAGATAACTCAGGCGAAATAGCACGAGGAGGAGAAGCTGGTACTCTGATTCTGAGTCGAGTTAACGACAGTGCAGAAGGTAATGGTGGCGATATTAACATCCAAACAGCCTCTCTGCGTCTGTCAAATTCTCAAATAACCACGAGTACAGCGAGTAAAGGTAATGCAGGCAACGTCATCATTGAGGCAAAAAATCAAGTTGCTTTATTGCGAAGTAGCAATATTTTTACGGAAGTGACTTGCGCTTGTGAGACAGAGAGTGGGAAGGGAGGTGATGGTAATGGGGGAGATATAAAGATTACAACAGGTTCGCTACTGCTAGATGGTGGCTCTAATTTACGTGCAGACACAGAGGCTCGTGGCAATGCTGGTAATATCACTATCAACGCACGAGATAGTGTTACATTTTTTGGCAGTTCTGATGAATTTACCAGTGGTGCTTTCAGCCAAGTGGAACCTGAAGCAGTCGGGAAAGGTGGCGATATTTTTATCAACACGCGCACTTTATCACTTTCTGGCAATCAAGAAATTAATACTAGAACTCAGGGACAAGGGAATGCTGGGAATATTTTTATTCAAGCAGACTCCATCTCACTTACAGGTTCTGATGTCCGCATTATCAGCAACGCTAGTCAAGATGAACGACTTCCAGGAACTTTCGGTAACGGTGGAGACATCAATATTAATAATACTGGCTTTCTACTTGTAGCTGACGGTGCAAAAATATCAGCTAATTCAGAATTTAGTAGAGCAACTGCTGGAAATATTAAAATCAACGCTTCCCAAATCACCCTTCAAAACGAAGGTTCTATCAGGTCGGAATCTGTTGCTGATTCAGATGGTGGCAATATAAATCTCAAACTGAGCGAATTTTTGCTGTTGCGTGGTGGCGGTCAAATCTCTACTAATGCAGGCACGGCACTAGCTGGTGGTAATGGTGGCAATATTAATATTGATGCAGGCTTTATTGTTGCTTTACCGCAAGAAAATAGCGATATTAGTGCTAATGCTTTCTCAGGTAATGGAGGCACTGTCACAATCAACGCTCAAGGTATTATTGGCACCGAGTCACGGCAACAACCCACTCCGCAAAGTGATATTACAGCATCTTCAACAGGTGGGGGAATTAATGGGGTTGTCGATATAAATACACCTGAGATTGATCCTAGTCGTGAGTTTATTAAGTTACCAACAGATGTAGTTAATACACGAGGGTTAGTGGCTCCAAGCTGTTCCGCTTTTGGTGAAAAGGGTAGCGAATTTATCGTTACTGGACGCGGTGGTTTACCTCTCAGCCCTGATGACTTCCTCAGTAGTGATGTGGTGTGGTCAGATACTCGATTTACGGCGTTACTGGCTTCACCTACTTCTCGTGTTACGCCATCAGTTCGCAAAACTGCTGAAGGTGTGGCGATTATACCCGCTACTGGCTGGGTGTTTAATGAGAAAACAGGGGAAGTTACGCTGATTGCTGCTAATGCTTCTGAAGATGTGGGTTCTAATCAGGTTAACTGTATTGTGCCATAA
- a CDS encoding GuaB3 family IMP dehydrogenase-related protein, which translates to MDIQIGRGKTARRAYGIDEIALVPGRRTLDPSLADTKWRIGNIEREIPIIASAMDSVVDVRMAVRLSQLGALGVLNLEGIQTRYADPEPILDKIASVGKDEFVSLMQQLYAEPIKQELIEQRIQEIKQQGGIAAVSATPAAASKYGAVVAQAGADLFFVQATVVSTAHLSPESIVPLDLAEFCRSMPIPVVLGNCVTYEVTLNLMKAGAAAVMVGIGPGAACTSRGVLGVGVPQASAIADCAAARDDYHQETGNYVPVIADGGLITGGDICKCIACGADGVMIGSPFARCAEAPGRRYHWGMATPSPVLPRGTRISVGTTGTLEQILTGPAALDDGTHNLLGALKTSMGTLGAKNIKEMQQVEVVIAPSLLTEGKVYQKAQQLGMGK; encoded by the coding sequence GTGGACATTCAAATTGGTCGGGGTAAGACAGCTCGCAGAGCTTACGGAATTGATGAAATTGCTTTAGTCCCCGGTAGGAGGACACTCGATCCGAGTTTGGCAGATACCAAATGGCGTATTGGCAATATAGAGCGGGAAATCCCGATAATTGCTAGTGCGATGGATAGTGTGGTAGATGTCCGCATGGCTGTACGTTTGTCGCAGTTAGGAGCATTAGGCGTTCTCAATTTAGAGGGTATCCAAACTCGTTATGCTGACCCAGAACCGATTTTAGATAAAATTGCTTCCGTTGGCAAAGATGAATTTGTTTCTTTAATGCAACAACTATATGCCGAACCAATAAAACAGGAATTGATTGAACAACGTATTCAGGAAATTAAACAACAAGGTGGTATTGCGGCGGTAAGTGCTACTCCAGCCGCTGCGAGCAAATATGGTGCGGTGGTGGCGCAAGCAGGGGCAGATTTATTCTTTGTACAAGCAACTGTGGTTTCGACGGCACACTTGTCACCAGAGTCTATAGTTCCACTTGATTTGGCTGAATTTTGTCGCTCCATGCCGATCCCTGTGGTGTTAGGGAATTGTGTGACTTACGAAGTCACCTTAAATTTGATGAAAGCTGGGGCAGCTGCTGTGATGGTGGGAATTGGTCCTGGTGCGGCTTGTACCTCTCGTGGGGTATTGGGTGTGGGTGTACCTCAAGCGAGTGCGATCGCCGACTGTGCAGCCGCTAGAGACGACTACCACCAAGAAACTGGTAATTATGTCCCCGTGATTGCTGATGGCGGTTTAATCACTGGTGGCGACATTTGTAAATGCATCGCCTGCGGTGCCGATGGCGTGATGATTGGCTCCCCCTTTGCTAGATGCGCCGAAGCCCCAGGACGACGTTATCATTGGGGGATGGCGACTCCTAGCCCTGTATTGCCCCGTGGTACGCGTATTAGCGTCGGCACTACCGGGACTCTAGAGCAAATTCTCACTGGACCAGCAGCTTTAGATGATGGCACTCATAATCTTTTAGGAGCCTTAAAGACGAGTATGGGAACTTTGGGAGCCAAAAATATTAAAGAAATGCAACAAGTTGAAGTTGTGATTGCTCCTTCCCTATTAACTGAAGGTAAAGTTTACCAAAAAGCTCAACAATTAGGCATGGGTAAATAA
- a CDS encoding LOG family protein: MTSETSFDTLDSLKADIALLIDRLPTLKNRQFIKQALTTIVRLGESDIDRLDWKILSASLTDMERGFQLFHAYRHVRKVTIFGSARISPERPEYRMAVEFARYVTGMGFMVMTGGGGGIMQAGHEGAGRENSFGLNIQLPFEQEANPFIQGDPKLINFKYFFTRKLFLLKESDAVALFAGGFGTQDEAFECMTLSQTGKFGPVPLVLIDHPGGDYWRSWSEYIDKQLVQKGLVSPEDPCLYTVTDNLDVACNAITRFYQVYHSSRYVGDRLIIRLKTDLSDAEVEQLNANFSDILVDGRIEKSHALPQEGQDEAVGLPRLILYFNQRDLGRLYQMIAAINKIGTPSPEDAAHPERK; this comes from the coding sequence ATGACCTCCGAAACGTCATTCGACACATTAGACTCTCTAAAAGCGGATATCGCGCTCTTAATTGATCGCTTACCAACGTTAAAAAATCGGCAATTTATCAAACAGGCACTAACGACAATAGTACGTCTAGGTGAAAGTGACATTGATCGTCTTGACTGGAAGATATTATCTGCCTCTTTAACAGACATGGAACGGGGTTTTCAACTGTTTCATGCTTACCGACACGTTCGCAAAGTAACCATCTTCGGTTCTGCCCGGATTTCGCCAGAAAGGCCAGAATACCGCATGGCGGTTGAATTTGCTCGCTATGTCACTGGGATGGGATTCATGGTGATGACAGGCGGTGGTGGCGGAATTATGCAAGCCGGTCACGAAGGTGCGGGGCGAGAAAATTCCTTTGGCTTAAACATTCAATTGCCGTTTGAGCAAGAGGCAAACCCGTTTATTCAAGGCGATCCAAAGCTGATTAACTTTAAGTATTTCTTCACCCGCAAGCTGTTTCTTCTCAAAGAAAGTGATGCTGTAGCTTTGTTTGCTGGTGGTTTTGGCACTCAAGACGAAGCTTTTGAGTGCATGACCTTGAGCCAAACGGGTAAGTTTGGTCCAGTACCTTTAGTTTTAATCGATCACCCTGGTGGCGATTACTGGCGGTCTTGGAGCGAATATATTGATAAGCAACTGGTGCAAAAAGGTTTAGTAAGTCCCGAAGACCCTTGTCTTTACACAGTTACAGACAACCTGGATGTGGCTTGTAATGCAATTACCCGTTTTTATCAGGTTTATCACTCCAGCCGCTATGTAGGCGATCGCTTAATCATCCGCCTCAAGACGGATTTATCAGATGCTGAAGTTGAGCAACTAAATGCTAATTTTAGCGACATCCTGGTTGATGGGCGGATAGAAAAAAGTCACGCTTTACCCCAAGAAGGACAAGATGAAGCAGTTGGGCTACCCCGCCTCATTTTATACTTCAATCAACGTGACTTAGGGCGCTTGTATCAAATGATTGCCGCAATTAACAAAATAGGCACTCCCTCCCCAGAGGATGCGGCTCATCCGGAAAGGAAGTAG
- a CDS encoding D-alanyl-D-alanine carboxypeptidase — protein MLELLGSGLVTLWLEMAGVQLKPLNALDALAWQSSPGLVLAPDPNPAGAITVQEYLKTLVTSKLIDPKLTESQGIWMQSGPMLMANHQGTTPLPAASLTKIATSLVALKTWGPDHQFETLVSTTGPIQNGVLQGDLVIAGGNDPMFVWEEAIALGNTLNKMGIKQVKGNLVITGNFMMNFQPNPIVAGQTLKQAMNYTTWSRPANYVYSIMPKGTPKPQVVIAGTVKLDPQLNSQQTLLLRHRSLPLKQLLKEMNVFSNNEMAQMLADSVGGAQVVQLTAAQLARVPQSEIQLINGSGLGPENRISPRAICAMLMALQREALFHQLSLSDLFLISGFDHRGTIHGRHIPTATVFKTGTLRDVSSLAGVIPTRDRGLVWFAILNRGNNVSGFRAGQDQFLQRLVQKLQVAPALPTALTPHSAINTVPELGSVSRNEIVYGG, from the coding sequence ATGCTGGAGTTATTGGGTTCAGGTTTAGTTACGCTTTGGCTAGAAATGGCAGGGGTACAACTCAAGCCTTTAAATGCTTTAGATGCATTGGCTTGGCAAAGTAGCCCAGGCTTAGTTCTCGCCCCCGATCCAAATCCAGCTGGGGCTATTACAGTTCAAGAATATTTAAAAACACTAGTAACATCAAAGCTTATAGATCCGAAGTTAACAGAAAGTCAAGGGATTTGGATGCAGTCGGGACCGATGCTGATGGCTAATCACCAAGGTACGACTCCTCTACCAGCTGCTTCGTTAACAAAAATTGCTACATCTTTAGTTGCTTTAAAAACTTGGGGACCAGACCACCAATTTGAGACTTTGGTCAGCACAACAGGACCAATACAAAATGGAGTTTTACAAGGTGATTTAGTGATTGCTGGTGGTAACGATCCGATGTTTGTTTGGGAGGAAGCGATCGCCCTTGGTAATACTCTCAACAAAATGGGAATCAAGCAAGTAAAGGGAAATTTGGTTATTACTGGGAATTTCATGATGAATTTCCAGCCTAATCCGATAGTAGCAGGTCAAACGCTCAAGCAAGCAATGAATTACACCACTTGGTCGCGCCCTGCTAATTACGTATACTCAATTATGCCCAAGGGAACTCCGAAGCCTCAAGTCGTAATTGCGGGTACTGTGAAATTAGATCCGCAGCTAAACTCGCAACAAACTTTGCTATTGCGTCACCGTTCTTTGCCTTTAAAGCAACTCCTCAAGGAAATGAACGTTTTCAGCAATAACGAGATGGCACAGATGCTCGCGGACTCGGTAGGAGGAGCGCAGGTAGTACAATTAACAGCTGCCCAACTTGCGAGAGTACCGCAGTCAGAAATTCAGTTAATCAATGGTTCGGGACTCGGACCCGAAAATCGCATTTCCCCCAGAGCAATCTGTGCTATGTTGATGGCGCTGCAACGAGAAGCACTCTTCCATCAATTGAGTTTGTCTGACTTGTTTTTAATTTCGGGGTTCGATCATCGTGGAACAATTCACGGCAGACACATACCCACCGCTACTGTGTTTAAAACTGGCACTCTGCGGGATGTCAGTTCTTTAGCTGGAGTAATTCCCACACGCGATCGCGGTTTGGTTTGGTTCGCTATCCTTAACCGTGGTAACAATGTATCCGGTTTTCGCGCTGGACAAGACCAATTTTTACAACGTCTTGTGCAAAAATTGCAAGTAGCACCAGCCCTTCCCACCGCTCTGACTCCCCACTCAGCCATCAACACAGTACCCGAACTCGGTTCAGTCAGTCGCAATGAAATTGTGTATGGGGGATAG
- the lptC gene encoding LPS export ABC transporter periplasmic protein LptC — protein MKQPEYRQGDKELERLGGQGDKGTREQGELGGQGGQGRHIEISLPLPTFVQTRLIASLLPTSPLPRFLLPITLLLVMGLAACGGQKPTDSKSADSGSSSKNSDSNLTFFNVDLEQADEVGRPVWRVRANHAKYTKEKQIGQAENPYGELYQDGKVVYQVKADVADIDQDGKQLLLKGKIIATDPRNGIVLQGNELEWRPKEDLMIVRNQLNGTHQQLQAVAQEARVKTREQRIDFSGGVIANSVDPQVQMRTEHLIWQIKQDKLIADRPVQFDRYKDNLISDRGRGDSAEFNLKTKIATLNKNAQVELLEPPMQIASNSMTWNLNAETVNTNAPVRVFHRAENVLVTANQAQMKIAQKTVYLTGNVNAIGQRRQAIKSNTLTWYLENKLIEAQGNVVYRQVDPPLTFNGDKAVGNLQTENIAVSGGNTSGGRVVTEIIPQDPGVKN, from the coding sequence ATGAAGCAACCAGAGTATCGACAGGGAGACAAGGAGTTGGAGAGACTGGGAGGACAAGGGGACAAGGGGACAAGAGAACAAGGGGAACTAGGAGGACAAGGAGGACAAGGAAGACATATAGAAATTTCTCTCCCCCTCCCCACTTTTGTACAGACGCGATTAATCGCGTCTCTACTCCCCACTTCCCCCCTCCCCCGCTTCCTCTTACCCATTACCTTATTGTTGGTAATGGGGTTAGCTGCTTGTGGGGGTCAAAAGCCCACAGATTCCAAATCAGCAGATTCTGGTTCATCGTCCAAAAACTCGGATAGCAATTTGACCTTCTTTAATGTGGATTTGGAACAAGCAGATGAGGTTGGACGACCAGTTTGGCGAGTTAGAGCCAACCATGCAAAATACACTAAAGAAAAACAAATTGGTCAAGCGGAAAATCCCTACGGCGAACTATACCAAGATGGTAAAGTTGTTTATCAAGTAAAAGCAGATGTAGCAGACATCGATCAGGATGGTAAGCAGCTGCTTCTGAAAGGAAAAATCATCGCCACAGATCCTCGCAACGGCATTGTGTTGCAAGGTAATGAATTAGAATGGCGTCCGAAAGAAGATTTAATGATTGTCCGCAACCAGTTGAACGGAACGCATCAACAATTACAAGCGGTAGCGCAAGAAGCACGAGTCAAAACCCGCGAACAACGCATAGACTTTTCTGGAGGGGTAATAGCAAATTCTGTTGATCCCCAAGTGCAAATGCGAACCGAGCATTTGATTTGGCAAATTAAACAAGACAAATTAATCGCCGATCGCCCTGTGCAATTCGACCGCTACAAAGATAATTTAATCAGCGATCGCGGTAGAGGAGATTCTGCCGAATTTAACTTAAAAACTAAAATTGCTACCCTCAACAAAAATGCCCAAGTAGAATTACTAGAGCCGCCAATGCAAATAGCTAGTAACTCCATGACTTGGAATTTGAACGCTGAAACAGTCAATACAAATGCACCCGTGCGCGTCTTCCATCGCGCCGAAAATGTTCTCGTGACTGCCAACCAAGCGCAAATGAAAATAGCGCAAAAAACAGTTTATTTAACAGGCAATGTTAACGCCATAGGGCAGCGTCGTCAGGCGATTAAATCTAATACACTAACTTGGTATCTTGAGAATAAATTAATTGAAGCTCAGGGCAATGTAGTTTATCGACAAGTTGACCCACCATTAACTTTTAACGGTGACAAAGCCGTTGGTAACTTGCAAACAGAAAACATTGCCGTCAGTGGTGGTAATACTTCTGGTGGTAGGGTAGTTACAGAAATTATCCCCCAAGATCCAGGAGTTAAGAATTAG